In Salvelinus namaycush isolate Seneca chromosome 15, SaNama_1.0, whole genome shotgun sequence, a genomic segment contains:
- the pomk gene encoding protein O-mannose kinase isoform X2: MHSEHSLDLAQDSNMGRSNSTTSRSVPVVLLCLGALLLGNVVIYFYLDSLQQSGDGDPHLTPHGACPPRHFRMANMRNCSPWLECPQVRTEVRKLKMIGQGAVKQVFLSEWKGHKVALSKLSSPEYQEDFLHGLSMLQALQGPHVVVLVGLCSEDHTLVTEYHPLGSLLNLVAVLAQERHRVRDTWQTRLRLALDYVSILHYLHTSPAGTRVMCDSNDLVKTLSQFLLTSDFHLVVNDLDALPEVGAPAGSLVRCGHRELTGEFVAPEQLWPHGDGQPFADELMPGYDEKTDIWKIPDVTSFLMGRVAGGDVVHFHLFQINGECKRRDPHLRPSAMDVLSVYRSVYATMMRDSPGPGASRDML, encoded by the exons ATGCACAGCGAACACTCActggacttg GCTCAGGACAGCAACATGGGCAGAAGCAACAGCACTACCTCGCGCAGTGTTCCAGTGGTGCTGTTGTGCCTTGGTGCTCTGCTATTGGGCAATGTGGTGATCTACTTCTACCTGGACTCACTGCAGCAGAGTGGCGACGGCGACCCCCACCTGACTCCTCATGGCGCGTGTCCGCCCCGTCACTTTAGGATGGCCAACATGAGGAACTGTTCGCCCTGGCTGGAGTGTCCACAAGTACGCACAGAGGTGCGCAAGTTGAAGATGATCGGCCAGGGAGCTGTTAAGCAG GTTTTCCTGTCTGAGTGGAAGGGTCACAAAGTAGCCCTGTCCAAGCTCTCCTCCCCGGAATACCAGGAGGACTTCCTCCATGGGCTCTCCATGCTCCAGGCCCTCCAAGGGCCCCACGTGGTGGTGCTGGTAGGCCTGTGCTCAGAAGACCACACCCTGGTCACAGAGTACCATCCGCTGGGCTCTCTGCTCAACCTGGTTGCCGTGCTGGCCCAGGAGAGGCACCGCGTACGGGATACCTGGCAGACCCGCCTGCGGCTGGCACTGGACTACGTCTCCATTCTCCATTATCTCCACACCAGCCCCGCCGGGACCAGAGTCATGTGTGACTCGAACGACCTGGTGAAAACCCTGTCACAGTTCCTGCTGACCAGCGACTTCCACCTGGTGGTCAATGACCTGGATGCCCTGCCAGAGGTCGGGGCCCCTGCGGGCTCGCTAGTGAGATGTGGCCACCGGGAGCTCACAGGGGAATTTGTGGCCCCAGAGCAGCTGTGGCCCCACGGTGACGGCCAGCCATTTGCCGATGAGCTTATGCCGGGGTATGATGAAAAAACAGATATTTGGAAGATTCCAGATGTTACAAGTTTCCTGATGGGAAGGGTAGCGGGAGGTGACGTGGTCCACTTCCACCTCTTTCAGATCAACGGGGAGTGTAAGAGAAGAGACCCTCATCTTCGCCCCTCTGCAATGGACGTCCTGAGCGTGTACAGATCAGTCTATGCTACCATGATGAGAGACAGTCCCGGtcctggtgcctccagagacatGCTTTAA
- the pomk gene encoding protein O-mannose kinase isoform X1, with translation MEPIKRCRLAQDSNMGRSNSTTSRSVPVVLLCLGALLLGNVVIYFYLDSLQQSGDGDPHLTPHGACPPRHFRMANMRNCSPWLECPQVRTEVRKLKMIGQGAVKQVFLSEWKGHKVALSKLSSPEYQEDFLHGLSMLQALQGPHVVVLVGLCSEDHTLVTEYHPLGSLLNLVAVLAQERHRVRDTWQTRLRLALDYVSILHYLHTSPAGTRVMCDSNDLVKTLSQFLLTSDFHLVVNDLDALPEVGAPAGSLVRCGHRELTGEFVAPEQLWPHGDGQPFADELMPGYDEKTDIWKIPDVTSFLMGRVAGGDVVHFHLFQINGECKRRDPHLRPSAMDVLSVYRSVYATMMRDSPGPGASRDML, from the exons ATGGAGCCAATCAAGAGGTGCAGGTTG GCTCAGGACAGCAACATGGGCAGAAGCAACAGCACTACCTCGCGCAGTGTTCCAGTGGTGCTGTTGTGCCTTGGTGCTCTGCTATTGGGCAATGTGGTGATCTACTTCTACCTGGACTCACTGCAGCAGAGTGGCGACGGCGACCCCCACCTGACTCCTCATGGCGCGTGTCCGCCCCGTCACTTTAGGATGGCCAACATGAGGAACTGTTCGCCCTGGCTGGAGTGTCCACAAGTACGCACAGAGGTGCGCAAGTTGAAGATGATCGGCCAGGGAGCTGTTAAGCAG GTTTTCCTGTCTGAGTGGAAGGGTCACAAAGTAGCCCTGTCCAAGCTCTCCTCCCCGGAATACCAGGAGGACTTCCTCCATGGGCTCTCCATGCTCCAGGCCCTCCAAGGGCCCCACGTGGTGGTGCTGGTAGGCCTGTGCTCAGAAGACCACACCCTGGTCACAGAGTACCATCCGCTGGGCTCTCTGCTCAACCTGGTTGCCGTGCTGGCCCAGGAGAGGCACCGCGTACGGGATACCTGGCAGACCCGCCTGCGGCTGGCACTGGACTACGTCTCCATTCTCCATTATCTCCACACCAGCCCCGCCGGGACCAGAGTCATGTGTGACTCGAACGACCTGGTGAAAACCCTGTCACAGTTCCTGCTGACCAGCGACTTCCACCTGGTGGTCAATGACCTGGATGCCCTGCCAGAGGTCGGGGCCCCTGCGGGCTCGCTAGTGAGATGTGGCCACCGGGAGCTCACAGGGGAATTTGTGGCCCCAGAGCAGCTGTGGCCCCACGGTGACGGCCAGCCATTTGCCGATGAGCTTATGCCGGGGTATGATGAAAAAACAGATATTTGGAAGATTCCAGATGTTACAAGTTTCCTGATGGGAAGGGTAGCGGGAGGTGACGTGGTCCACTTCCACCTCTTTCAGATCAACGGGGAGTGTAAGAGAAGAGACCCTCATCTTCGCCCCTCTGCAATGGACGTCCTGAGCGTGTACAGATCAGTCTATGCTACCATGATGAGAGACAGTCCCGGtcctggtgcctccagagacatGCTTTAA
- the pomk gene encoding protein O-mannose kinase isoform X3, whose product MGRSNSTTSRSVPVVLLCLGALLLGNVVIYFYLDSLQQSGDGDPHLTPHGACPPRHFRMANMRNCSPWLECPQVRTEVRKLKMIGQGAVKQVFLSEWKGHKVALSKLSSPEYQEDFLHGLSMLQALQGPHVVVLVGLCSEDHTLVTEYHPLGSLLNLVAVLAQERHRVRDTWQTRLRLALDYVSILHYLHTSPAGTRVMCDSNDLVKTLSQFLLTSDFHLVVNDLDALPEVGAPAGSLVRCGHRELTGEFVAPEQLWPHGDGQPFADELMPGYDEKTDIWKIPDVTSFLMGRVAGGDVVHFHLFQINGECKRRDPHLRPSAMDVLSVYRSVYATMMRDSPGPGASRDML is encoded by the exons ATGGGCAGAAGCAACAGCACTACCTCGCGCAGTGTTCCAGTGGTGCTGTTGTGCCTTGGTGCTCTGCTATTGGGCAATGTGGTGATCTACTTCTACCTGGACTCACTGCAGCAGAGTGGCGACGGCGACCCCCACCTGACTCCTCATGGCGCGTGTCCGCCCCGTCACTTTAGGATGGCCAACATGAGGAACTGTTCGCCCTGGCTGGAGTGTCCACAAGTACGCACAGAGGTGCGCAAGTTGAAGATGATCGGCCAGGGAGCTGTTAAGCAG GTTTTCCTGTCTGAGTGGAAGGGTCACAAAGTAGCCCTGTCCAAGCTCTCCTCCCCGGAATACCAGGAGGACTTCCTCCATGGGCTCTCCATGCTCCAGGCCCTCCAAGGGCCCCACGTGGTGGTGCTGGTAGGCCTGTGCTCAGAAGACCACACCCTGGTCACAGAGTACCATCCGCTGGGCTCTCTGCTCAACCTGGTTGCCGTGCTGGCCCAGGAGAGGCACCGCGTACGGGATACCTGGCAGACCCGCCTGCGGCTGGCACTGGACTACGTCTCCATTCTCCATTATCTCCACACCAGCCCCGCCGGGACCAGAGTCATGTGTGACTCGAACGACCTGGTGAAAACCCTGTCACAGTTCCTGCTGACCAGCGACTTCCACCTGGTGGTCAATGACCTGGATGCCCTGCCAGAGGTCGGGGCCCCTGCGGGCTCGCTAGTGAGATGTGGCCACCGGGAGCTCACAGGGGAATTTGTGGCCCCAGAGCAGCTGTGGCCCCACGGTGACGGCCAGCCATTTGCCGATGAGCTTATGCCGGGGTATGATGAAAAAACAGATATTTGGAAGATTCCAGATGTTACAAGTTTCCTGATGGGAAGGGTAGCGGGAGGTGACGTGGTCCACTTCCACCTCTTTCAGATCAACGGGGAGTGTAAGAGAAGAGACCCTCATCTTCGCCCCTCTGCAATGGACGTCCTGAGCGTGTACAGATCAGTCTATGCTACCATGATGAGAGACAGTCCCGGtcctggtgcctccagagacatGCTTTAA